A genomic window from Aquabacterium sp. OR-4 includes:
- a CDS encoding pectinesterase family protein, with protein MPHPTRHPPQPARWALALCAALAAAGAQAALDPAREAAPADGWAGTAGGTSGGSAATSEHIYSVANRGELLAALARAGAQPKIIRVTGRIDMSDGVPYTSAADQGARSRLKLSSNTTLIGAGPAAQLVNGGIDIIAVRNVIVRNLSLVAPCDIAPVWDPSDGSTGSWNAAYDAITVQGADHVWIDRNTITDAPTTDDTLPIENGKTRQCHDGAIDITRGANHVSITYNLFDRHDKALLIGHSDSFSADSGKLKVTIANNVFTSIVQRAPRVRYGQVHVYNNYHVNSTGAASYRHAYSLGVGTAGQVISQANVFAITGAGGCASVVQTLNATASSSFVDTGSVLNGAALAGCPATSGSSWTIPYAYTLRPAALVKANALAKAGAGRIASTLTGTAVIGATPGSLRPADGATGVHTDTLLQLAFDAAPRLTGSGTVTVRRSSDNALVDSIDLSSAPSAGDTQTAISRHNLEIDALGLGAMPDSSARARFVWYRPVSISANLAQIRLHNHRLDWATQYTVTVSADALAGTVNAAPFAGASWRFTTRARPAGYTSITVDDDGGSADFQTLQGALNWVMSHCASAAAASHGCNSAATAKTITLKNGHYPELAVLRNVANLRIVGESRGGVRVGASNFESLNAGSGSTATSAGTALGSSGRVPGHRVLGGGRAVLLVENADLLTLQGFTLENPHGRLGVYDNQAEALYFNTGTTAAAARLVAREMDFLSEQDTLQLKGYAWIYQSLVSGNVDFIWGNVMAALFEDCEIRSVFDPASSSPGYIVQARATAGDAGFVFLNSRLTAGPGVTQAYLARSGGTTSSSYVDNVAYLNTRMDSHILPIGWCVGTGSSKTGTGRGSCSSNPPPWAGTATGASTDSAGWRELGSTDLAGLPLDLGARLGLATVTVAGSASSVQLARPLGSTTGLGTRAEVFARSTAATGAPGGWVPVP; from the coding sequence ATGCCCCACCCGACCCGACATCCACCGCAGCCGGCGCGCTGGGCGCTGGCCCTGTGCGCGGCCCTGGCCGCCGCGGGCGCGCAGGCCGCCCTCGATCCGGCGCGCGAAGCGGCACCGGCCGACGGCTGGGCCGGCACCGCGGGTGGCACCAGCGGCGGCAGCGCCGCCACCAGCGAGCACATCTACAGCGTGGCCAACCGCGGCGAGCTGCTGGCGGCGCTGGCCCGCGCCGGGGCTCAGCCCAAGATCATCCGCGTGACCGGGCGCATCGACATGAGCGACGGCGTGCCCTACACCAGCGCGGCCGACCAGGGCGCCCGCTCGCGCCTGAAGCTCAGCAGCAACACCACGCTGATCGGCGCCGGCCCCGCGGCCCAGCTGGTCAACGGCGGCATCGACATCATTGCCGTGCGCAATGTCATCGTGCGCAACCTGAGCCTGGTGGCGCCCTGCGACATCGCACCCGTGTGGGACCCCAGCGACGGCAGCACCGGCAGCTGGAACGCCGCCTACGACGCCATCACCGTGCAGGGCGCCGACCATGTGTGGATCGACCGCAACACGATCACCGACGCGCCCACCACCGACGACACGCTGCCGATCGAGAACGGCAAGACGCGCCAGTGCCACGACGGCGCCATCGACATCACGCGCGGCGCCAACCACGTCAGCATCACCTACAACCTGTTCGACCGGCATGACAAGGCGCTGCTGATCGGCCACAGCGACAGCTTCAGCGCCGACAGCGGCAAGCTCAAGGTCACCATCGCCAACAACGTGTTCACCAGCATCGTGCAGCGCGCGCCGCGTGTGCGTTATGGCCAGGTGCACGTGTACAACAACTACCACGTCAACAGCACCGGCGCGGCCAGCTACCGCCACGCCTACAGCCTGGGCGTGGGCACGGCCGGCCAGGTGATCTCGCAGGCCAACGTGTTTGCCATCACCGGTGCCGGTGGCTGTGCCAGCGTGGTGCAGACGCTCAACGCCACGGCCAGCAGCAGCTTTGTGGACACCGGCTCGGTGCTCAACGGCGCCGCGCTGGCCGGCTGCCCGGCCACCAGCGGCAGCAGCTGGACCATTCCCTATGCCTACACGCTGCGCCCGGCTGCTTTGGTGAAGGCCAATGCGCTGGCCAAGGCCGGTGCCGGCCGCATCGCCAGCACGCTCACCGGCACGGCGGTGATCGGCGCCACGCCGGGCAGCCTGCGCCCGGCCGACGGCGCCACCGGCGTGCACACCGACACCCTGCTGCAACTGGCCTTCGACGCCGCGCCGCGGCTCACCGGCAGCGGCACGGTGACGGTGCGGCGCAGCAGCGACAACGCGCTGGTCGACAGCATCGACCTGTCGAGCGCGCCCTCGGCCGGCGACACGCAGACGGCGATCTCGCGCCACAACCTCGAGATCGATGCGCTGGGCCTGGGCGCCATGCCCGACAGCAGCGCCCGCGCGCGCTTCGTGTGGTATCGGCCGGTGAGCATCAGCGCCAACCTGGCGCAGATCCGCCTGCACAACCACCGGCTCGACTGGGCCACGCAGTACACCGTGACGGTGAGCGCCGATGCGCTGGCCGGCACGGTCAACGCGGCGCCGTTCGCCGGGGCCAGCTGGCGCTTCACCACGCGGGCGCGGCCGGCCGGCTACACCAGCATCACGGTGGACGATGACGGCGGCAGCGCCGACTTCCAGACCCTGCAGGGCGCGCTGAACTGGGTGATGAGCCACTGCGCCAGCGCCGCCGCGGCCAGCCATGGCTGCAACAGCGCGGCCACGGCCAAGACCATCACGCTGAAGAACGGCCACTACCCCGAGCTGGCCGTGCTGCGCAACGTGGCCAATCTGCGCATCGTGGGCGAAAGCCGCGGCGGTGTGCGCGTGGGCGCGTCCAACTTCGAATCGCTCAATGCGGGCAGCGGCAGCACCGCCACCAGCGCCGGCACGGCCCTCGGCAGCTCGGGGCGGGTGCCCGGCCACCGCGTGCTGGGTGGCGGGCGTGCGGTGCTGCTGGTCGAGAACGCCGACCTGCTGACGCTGCAGGGCTTCACGCTGGAGAACCCGCACGGCCGCCTGGGCGTCTACGACAACCAGGCCGAGGCGCTGTACTTCAACACCGGCACCACGGCCGCTGCCGCCCGCCTGGTGGCCCGCGAGATGGACTTTCTGAGCGAGCAGGACACGCTGCAGCTCAAGGGCTATGCCTGGATCTACCAGTCGCTGGTCAGCGGCAACGTCGACTTCATCTGGGGCAACGTGATGGCCGCGCTGTTCGAGGACTGCGAGATCCGCTCGGTGTTCGACCCCGCCAGCAGCTCGCCCGGCTACATCGTGCAGGCACGGGCCACCGCGGGCGATGCCGGCTTCGTGTTCCTCAACAGCCGCCTGACCGCCGGCCCGGGTGTCACCCAGGCCTACCTGGCACGCAGCGGCGGCACCACCAGCTCCAGCTACGTGGACAACGTGGCCTACCTGAACACGCGCATGGACAGCCACATCCTGCCCATCGGCTGGTGCGTGGGCACCGGCAGCAGCAAGACCGGCACCGGCCGCGGCAGCTGCAGCAGCAACCCGCCGCCCTGGGCCGGCACGGCCACCGGCGCCAGCACCGACAGCGCCGGCTGGCGCGAGCTGGGCAGCACCGATCTGGCCGGCCTGCCGCTGGACCTGGGCGCCCGTCTGGGCCTGGCCACGGTCACGGTGGCTGGCAGCGCCAGCAGCGTGCAGCTGGCCAGGCCGCTGGGCAGCACCACCGGCCTGGGCACGCGCGCCGAGGTGTTTGCGCGCAGCACCGCCGCCACCGGCGCGCCGGGCGGCTGGGTGCCGGTGCCCTGA
- a CDS encoding carbohydrate ABC transporter permease: protein MYENRRVGFLFALPFVLGVLGFKLFPFVMSFALSFSQFEVFRPPQFVGLDNYAQLAQDPSFHSAMGATLWFVALAVPLRVGFALLVAHVLNYKLRGIGFFRAAFYLPSILGGSIAVAVLWRFIFARNGLVNQVLAAIGLEPVMWLADEQHAMWTIVLLFTWQFGSSMVIFLAALQNVPTSLYEAAELDGASKWQQFWRITVPLITPVIFFNLIMQLVHGFQEFNGPYMVTEGGPLQSTYLLSLYIYEESFRYFNLGYGAAMSWVMFAVVGAFSAISFWSSRYWVFYAGEKERAK from the coding sequence ATGTACGAGAACCGGCGCGTCGGCTTCCTGTTCGCCCTGCCCTTTGTGCTGGGCGTGCTGGGCTTCAAGCTGTTTCCGTTCGTGATGAGCTTTGCGCTCAGCTTCTCGCAGTTCGAGGTGTTCCGGCCGCCGCAGTTCGTGGGCCTGGACAACTACGCGCAGCTGGCGCAGGACCCGAGCTTTCACAGCGCCATGGGGGCCACGCTGTGGTTCGTGGCGCTGGCGGTGCCGCTGCGGGTGGGCTTTGCGCTGCTGGTGGCGCATGTGCTGAACTACAAGCTGCGCGGCATCGGCTTTTTTCGCGCCGCGTTCTACCTGCCGTCCATCCTGGGCGGCTCGATCGCGGTGGCCGTGCTGTGGCGCTTCATCTTCGCGCGCAACGGCCTGGTCAACCAGGTGCTCGCGGCCATCGGCCTGGAGCCGGTGATGTGGCTGGCCGACGAGCAGCATGCGATGTGGACCATCGTGCTGCTGTTCACCTGGCAGTTCGGCTCGTCGATGGTGATCTTTCTGGCCGCGCTGCAGAACGTGCCCACCAGCCTGTACGAGGCCGCCGAGCTCGACGGCGCCAGCAAGTGGCAGCAGTTCTGGCGCATCACCGTGCCGCTGATCACGCCGGTGATCTTCTTCAACCTGATCATGCAGCTGGTGCACGGCTTCCAGGAGTTCAACGGCCCCTACATGGTCACCGAGGGCGGGCCGCTGCAAAGCACCTACCTGCTGAGCCTGTACATCTATGAAGAGAGCTTCCGCTACTTCAATCTCGGCTATGGCGCGGCCATGAGCTGGGTGATGTTTGCCGTGGTCGGCGCCTTCAGCGCCATCAGCTTCTGGAGCTCGCGCTACTGGGTGTTCTATGCCGGCGAGAAGGAGCGCGCCAAGTGA
- a CDS encoding ABC transporter ATP-binding protein translates to MAQLSLNKIEKVYPNGFKAVHGIDLEVRDGEFMVFVGPSGCAKSTVLRMIAGLEGISGGELRIGGRVVNNVAAKERGIAMVFQNYALYPHMKVYDNLAFGLKLAGLKKAEIDARVREAAELLEMGHLLDRYPKQLSGGQAQRVAVGRAIVKKPGVFLFDEPLSNLDAKLRAAMRVRLTELHQTLRANGHASTVIYVTHDQTEAMTMGERICVLKDGRIQQVDAPTTLYHHPANAFVAGFIGSPEMNLHPVTLATAGDGLALRWGGEGDGDGLLLPLPDAKAARLKLDAGSRVTLGLRPEHISVLPPSGRAITLPGTLRFMEHMGSEVFVHLTLGGLPFTSRVAADALGELAHKRRGDAQLFHLQPEGCQVFCAESGQNLLLP, encoded by the coding sequence ATGGCCCAGCTGAGTCTGAACAAGATCGAGAAGGTCTACCCCAACGGCTTCAAGGCCGTGCACGGCATCGACCTCGAGGTGCGCGACGGCGAGTTCATGGTCTTCGTCGGCCCCTCGGGCTGCGCCAAGAGCACGGTGCTGCGCATGATCGCCGGGCTCGAGGGCATCTCGGGCGGCGAGCTGCGCATCGGCGGGCGCGTGGTCAACAACGTGGCGGCCAAGGAGCGGGGCATCGCGATGGTGTTCCAGAACTACGCGCTCTACCCGCACATGAAGGTCTACGACAACCTGGCCTTCGGCCTCAAGCTGGCCGGCCTGAAAAAGGCCGAGATCGACGCCCGCGTGCGCGAGGCCGCCGAGCTGCTGGAGATGGGCCACCTGCTGGATCGTTATCCCAAGCAGCTGTCGGGCGGCCAGGCGCAGCGCGTGGCGGTGGGCCGCGCCATCGTCAAGAAGCCGGGCGTGTTCCTGTTTGACGAGCCGCTGTCCAACCTCGATGCCAAGCTGCGTGCGGCCATGCGCGTGCGCCTGACCGAGCTGCACCAGACCCTGCGCGCCAACGGCCATGCCAGCACGGTGATCTACGTCACCCACGACCAGACCGAGGCCATGACCATGGGCGAGCGCATCTGCGTGCTCAAGGACGGCCGCATCCAGCAGGTGGACGCGCCGACCACGCTGTACCACCATCCGGCCAATGCCTTCGTGGCCGGCTTCATCGGCTCGCCCGAGATGAACCTGCACCCGGTGACCCTGGCCACCGCCGGTGACGGCCTGGCGCTGCGCTGGGGCGGCGAGGGCGATGGCGACGGCCTGCTGCTGCCGCTGCCCGACGCCAAGGCCGCGCGGCTCAAGCTCGACGCCGGCAGCCGGGTCACGCTGGGCCTGCGGCCCGAGCACATCAGCGTGCTGCCGCCCAGCGGCCGCGCCATCACGCTGCCGGGCACGCTGCGCTTCATGGAGCACATGGGCAGCGAGGTGTTCGTGCACCTCACGCTCGGCGGCCTGCCCTTCACCAGCCGGGTGGCGGCCGATGCGCTGGGCGAGCTGGCGCACAAGCGCCGCGGCGATGCCCAGCTGTTCCATCTGCAGCCCGAGGGCTGCCAGGTGTTCTGCGCCGAGTCGGGCCAGAACCTGCTGCTGCCGTGA
- a CDS encoding cupin domain-containing protein: MSPYFLDADTPWHELGDGIRRKVVGHTPELMSVLVQFDAGAIGTPHAHDAHDQIAYVIRGAFECEVGGVKRVLRPGDAFVAPRLVMHGVVALEAGSTLLDQFSPRRDDYL; this comes from the coding sequence ATGAGCCCCTACTTCCTCGACGCCGACACGCCCTGGCACGAACTGGGAGACGGCATCCGCCGCAAGGTGGTGGGCCACACGCCCGAGCTGATGAGCGTGCTGGTGCAGTTCGATGCCGGCGCCATTGGCACCCCGCATGCCCACGACGCGCACGACCAGATCGCCTACGTGATCCGCGGCGCCTTCGAGTGCGAGGTGGGCGGTGTCAAGCGCGTGCTGCGCCCCGGCGACGCCTTCGTGGCGCCGCGCCTGGTGATGCACGGCGTGGTGGCGCTGGAGGCCGGCAGCACCCTGCTCGACCAGTTCTCGCCGCGCCGCGACGACTACCTCTGA
- a CDS encoding carbohydrate ABC transporter permease has product MSSSLDALDPAALQLGRLEAARTRRKAHLQLALRYLILGAVSVLMLYPIVWLVGASFKSNAEIFGSAGFWPSSWNVESYVKGWKTSTEYTFATYFLNSFLIAIPRIVVTVVSCVLVAYAFARFEFWGRKTLFSIMVATMMLPHVILRIPQYLMFREFGWLDSYLPIIVPSAFATDTFFVFMLVQFLRGIPRDMEEAAVIDGCNPLQLLWHVVVPMLKPAIVSVIVFQFIWTMNDFMSPLIYLSTVAKYPVSLALKMSIGATEEVEWASAIAISVVALLPSVAVFFAAQRHFIDSAASSGIKG; this is encoded by the coding sequence GTGAGCAGCAGTCTCGACGCACTCGACCCCGCGGCGCTGCAGCTCGGCCGCCTGGAGGCCGCCCGCACCCGCCGCAAGGCGCATCTGCAACTGGCCCTGCGCTACCTGATCCTGGGCGCGGTGTCGGTGCTGATGCTCTACCCCATCGTGTGGCTGGTGGGCGCCTCGTTCAAGAGCAATGCCGAGATCTTCGGCTCGGCCGGCTTCTGGCCCAGCAGCTGGAACGTCGAGTCGTATGTGAAGGGCTGGAAGACCAGCACCGAGTACACCTTTGCCACCTACTTTCTCAACAGCTTCCTGATCGCCATTCCGCGCATCGTGGTCACGGTGGTCAGCTGCGTGCTGGTGGCCTATGCCTTCGCACGCTTCGAGTTCTGGGGCCGCAAGACGCTGTTCTCGATCATGGTGGCCACGATGATGCTGCCGCACGTGATCCTGCGCATTCCGCAGTACCTGATGTTCCGCGAGTTCGGCTGGCTCGACAGCTACCTGCCCATCATCGTGCCCTCGGCCTTTGCCACCGACACCTTCTTTGTGTTCATGCTGGTGCAGTTTCTGCGCGGCATCCCGCGCGACATGGAAGAGGCCGCGGTGATCGACGGCTGCAACCCGCTGCAGCTGCTGTGGCATGTGGTGGTGCCCATGCTCAAGCCGGCCATCGTGTCGGTGATCGTGTTCCAGTTCATCTGGACCATGAACGACTTCATGAGCCCGCTGATCTACCTCAGCACGGTGGCCAAGTACCCGGTATCGCTGGCGCTGAAGATGAGCATCGGCGCCACCGAAGAGGTCGAGTGGGCCAGCGCCATCGCCATCTCTGTGGTGGCCCTGCTGCCCAGCGTGGCGGTGTTCTTCGCCGCGCAGCGGCACTTCATCGACAGCGCCGCATCCAGCGGCATCAAGGGTTGA
- the kduD gene encoding 2-dehydro-3-deoxy-D-gluconate 5-dehydrogenase KduD, with protein sequence MVLNPFDLAGRVAIVTGCNTGLGQGMARALAQAGADIVGVNVTEPAETAQQVQACGRRFLDLRADLADIATIAQVMQQTLAWAGKLDILVNNAGIIRRDDALRFSEKDWDDVIDLNLKSVFFFAQAAARQFVAQKSGGKIINVASMLSFQGGVRVPSYTASKSGVMGITRLMANEWAQHGVNVNAIAPGYMATNNTAPLRADADRSAAILERIPAGRWGTPDDLAGPVVFLASGASDYVNGYTIAVDGGWLAR encoded by the coding sequence ATGGTTCTGAACCCCTTCGATCTGGCTGGCCGCGTGGCCATCGTCACCGGCTGCAACACCGGCCTCGGCCAGGGCATGGCGCGTGCGCTGGCCCAGGCCGGCGCCGACATCGTTGGCGTCAACGTCACCGAGCCGGCCGAAACCGCCCAGCAGGTGCAGGCCTGCGGCCGGCGCTTTCTCGACCTGCGCGCCGACCTGGCCGACATCGCCACCATCGCCCAGGTGATGCAGCAGACCCTGGCCTGGGCCGGCAAGCTCGACATCCTGGTCAACAACGCCGGCATCATCCGGCGCGACGATGCGCTGCGTTTCTCCGAGAAGGATTGGGACGACGTGATCGACCTGAACCTGAAGTCGGTGTTCTTCTTTGCCCAGGCCGCGGCGCGCCAGTTCGTGGCGCAAAAGAGCGGCGGCAAGATCATCAACGTGGCCTCGATGCTGTCGTTCCAGGGCGGCGTGCGCGTGCCCAGCTACACCGCCAGCAAGAGCGGCGTGATGGGCATCACCCGGCTGATGGCCAACGAGTGGGCGCAGCATGGCGTCAACGTCAACGCCATCGCCCCGGGCTACATGGCCACCAACAACACCGCGCCGCTGCGCGCCGACGCCGACCGCAGCGCCGCCATCCTCGAGCGCATCCCGGCCGGCCGCTGGGGCACGCCCGACGACCTGGCCGGGCCGGTGGTGTTTCTGGCCTCCGGCGCGTCCGACTATGTCAACGGCTACACCATCGCGGTGGACGGCGGTTGGCTGGCCCGATGA